GAAACGTCGCAACTCATCGCGCTGGTCGTAGCCGTGGCCACGCAAGGCATCGATCAGGGTGGCGTATTCGCCATCACCCAAGGCTTCGGCGTCCAAACTGACGTCCACGTCGAGCGTGCCGACGTGCGGCATGTCCTCGTTTCCCAGCAGCAGCCAAGGAACGGCACCGCCAACGATGGCGAACTTGCCTTTGAAGCTTCCAAGGATCTGGCCGATTTCGACGAGCACCTTCTTGACGGCCGCCGTCGTGCGATCGTCATAGCTCGAAGCGGATTGAGGTTCGCCAGGAGTCATTTTGGCCATGCCAGCCTTTCGTGTCGTAGATGCTCGGCGGCCTCACGCCCTCGCTCTCCGGCCGTGGCGAGGTCAAGATAGGTTTGGACGGGGCTGGTACAGATGGCGCCAGGTGCCGGCTCCACCGTATCGCGGAACAAACCGGAATCCTTGAGCACGGTCACCAGCACGTTCTCGCCTTTGGAGATCGACGACAACTTCAAGGCCGCTCGCAGTCGTTCTAGCCCTGTGTCGTCTGCATAGAAGTACTGCGTACCTGTCCGTCCATAGGGGGCGAGCCATTGCGCCGCCGAGAACGAGGCGAATGCCGCCAGGCCCGTGCCATCATCCGCGCGAAGCGCCCGACGCACAACTTCCTCGAACGCACTGCCATGTAGTGTGGTGTAAAAGGTCGCCTGCTTGCCGGCCGGTGGCGCGTAGACGGCGCTCCATGCATCCAGCAGCGCACCTGGCTCAGACAGAAACAGACCATCGTCGGACACGTGCGCCCACTCCCGATCCAGCAACCCCGAACGCACGTTGCTGACGTGGCCGAGGCTGACAGCGGCGGTCTTCGCAAGCTCCGTGACCCTCCAGGCCCGATGGGGATCGCGTAGCATCACACGCAGGACCTGCGCGGATTTTGGCTTGAACAGAGATCTGAGTTCGCGCCGCTCGGCAACAGGCTTGCTCGCAACCTGACGTTCGATGAAGACGCTGCCGAAGATCAGCCGCGAGTTGCCTTCGAGGTCGAGATAGCTCACGTTTTGTTTGCGACACAGGGCCTGAGCGTCACCCGATAGATAGGGAGCGATCAGGACCGGCGTGGCATTCTGCGCATGATGCGCGACGTAGTCCCGCAGTTGGAGCAGCGCCATCCGGACGTGGCGCGGCTGGCCACTGGATTTCACCTCGCAAACCAGCACATGACGCCGGCCCGAAATCTCGACGTGCGCCACGATGTCGATCCCCTGATCCCGAGGTGGCGGCTCGCGCTCCAGGCCTCGTAGCTTGATCGTCGGCACCTGCTCCAACAGCAGGCGGAGCGCCTCCATCCCTTGGCGTTCTAAGTCCTTCACTACAACGACAGTATTCAGCATTTGATGAAATTACCATTTTGGGTGAAATTGTCAAATCGCTTTCACTAGTATGGATATTTTCATCAAATACTGAAAACCAACATTGCGGTGAAAGCCGGAGTGTTGTGGCACCTCGGCGTCCAAGCAGGCCAAGCGATAAGTAAGCGTTGGTGCGTTGTCGCTTGCTTGACGAGGCCGTTAAGAAGCTTCCGTTACTTCCTGGCCGAAGGACCGAAAGTCGGCTCATTTAGCGTGATCTGCGCCATGTGAAGCAGGTCCCCTTCATTGTCGCGTCGCGCCTTATCGAGCGTCTTCCTGGCGATGCCTGGAAGAGAAACCTATGGGCCGCGTCCGCGCGGGGCGCTCGTCCCCTGCCACGCTCACTCCCATCTCGCCCTATCGAGAAGCGCCATCAAGTTCCGCTTTGGCCGGTGGGCCTGGCGGACAGACGCGAGATAGGGCGCGAATTCCGAGTCGCGGCCGAGGAGAATCATCAAC
The nucleotide sequence above comes from Acidobacteriota bacterium. Encoded proteins:
- a CDS encoding type IV toxin-antitoxin system AbiEi family antitoxin gives rise to the protein MLNTVVVVKDLERQGMEALRLLLEQVPTIKLRGLEREPPPRDQGIDIVAHVEISGRRHVLVCEVKSSGQPRHVRMALLQLRDYVAHHAQNATPVLIAPYLSGDAQALCRKQNVSYLDLEGNSRLIFGSVFIERQVASKPVAERRELRSLFKPKSAQVLRVMLRDPHRAWRVTELAKTAAVSLGHVSNVRSGLLDREWAHVSDDGLFLSEPGALLDAWSAVYAPPAGKQATFYTTLHGSAFEEVVRRALRADDGTGLAAFASFSAAQWLAPYGRTGTQYFYADDTGLERLRAALKLSSISKGENVLVTVLKDSGLFRDTVEPAPGAICTSPVQTYLDLATAGERGREAAEHLRHERLAWPK